Within the Methanobacterium sp. BRmetb2 genome, the region AAACATAAGCTATAGATACTAAAATCAAAATTATGATTATGATTAAAATTATAGAAGGTCTTCCCTTACCTAATACCTTGTCTATAAAATATTTACTCTTATCAACCCTTGAAGGTTTGCTCTTCTTGCCTATTGAAGGTTTTTTCACCATGTTCCCTCCACTTAATAAAAAGATGTTAGAAAATTCAATTATTCCTTTATTCAATAATATTCAATATCCATTAAAATATTTACTATATCCTAAAAGACATAAAATTATAAAGTAATATGAATTTTTTTGAATTTTCACATCATGCCCATTGAAAATAAGTTTAATTAGGATTAAAAAAGTTGAAAATTATAAATAAATGTCCAATGTACTATCTGGCTCGAAAATGATTTCTCCATACTTTCCTCCCCCACCAGGGACAATTTTAAGTGTTTTTTCCCGGAATGATTTAAGTACCTGGGCTATTTTAGGATCTATTTTTTCCATCTCTTTAAGGGGGGCATATATTAGGACTTCAATTTCACTACCAAATCTCTCCACTAATTCCTTCCAGATTTTTTGTACAAAAACAGTGGTAACTCCCTTACCATAAACTAAACTTATTATTTCAGCTAAGGGTAATATGTGAATGTAGGGTGGACGGTGCGGTGGATGATGAGGCTCATTCCACGTAGCAATTTCAGATATTCGGTAATCAACACCTTTTTTAATAGTTCCCCCGCATGAACATTTCATATTAAGTTGTTTAGCCTTTTCAATATCATATATTTGATAACAACGAGTACAAGCAGTTTTATGATATTTCCCCAATCTTGGATCAAACCCATAATTGGCTTTAATATTACATTCTTCAATAGAATCTTTAATGGATTTAAAAGTCAAGTTTTTTAATTCAATTTCGTTAAATTCTCTTCCTAAACGATGCGGCCAGGGTGAATGTGCATCTGAATTGGTCAAAAAAGGAATATCTTGTAATTCTTCAATTGTATCTGCCATATCCGTATCTGCAGATAGGCCCAGTTCTAAAAAGTCTGGTTTTGTACCGTAACATTCATGATAATTATCATACGCTTTGTACATGCTGGTCCATGGGGTAAAAGCATGAGATGGTCCTATTAACCCATCAAACTCATGAACTAAATCCATAATCTCGTCACCAACCATCCTAACACGGGGTCTTCCATCAGCATCTATATTATTTGATTTTAGTCTTTCTCGAATATTATAAGCTGATTCTAGAGAGGGCAATAAGATCAAATGATGTACCCTCCGTTTGTCCTCTACTTCTGCAGTTAAAATAAAGTTGCATGACTCTATTCCTGGATCTTCGGATTTTAGAGAAAAAATGCCGTCTTCAATTTCTTCTGTGCCCTCTTCAATCATTCTCAACCAACCAGAGTGGAAAGCGTCTCCAGTACCCACCAGATCCAGGCCTTTAAATTTTGCTTGTGGACCTAAAGTGGTTATGATCATGTTTTTTGATGTGGCACGAGAAAAACAACTATGAATATGAAGATCAGCGCTTACTATCATTTTAACTCCCTAATAAAAAAATAAAAATAGATTTTATTGGGTATTCTATTTAACCTATGTATCTTAAGTCTTCTTCACCGGGTTTGAGATGCATCCGCTCCATCATTTCCCTTTCCATCTGCTCTGCCTTGGAAATCATCTTCCTTGTCTCTTTAGCCCTTTCTTCTAATTTTTCTGTGTCCAATTCTATATTTAATAACTCAAGTAGAACTGAAAGAAGTGCCTTTGCCGCCTCTGCATCTATGAAATAGCCAGGTGTTTCACCCATTAAACATGCGCCCCCCATATTTCGAAGCATTGAAAGTCCAAGTAAAAGTCCTGAAGCTCCTATAATACCCCCTTCAGCAGCCCTTAATGTGACATTATGTTTTTTAAGTGTTTCAGCCAGCTCAGCTGTAGTTGCAGCTCCGAATATTTTAGGTTTTTCCACAGGATGGCCGGTTCCAAGACCACCTAAAGTGAAAATTTCTTTTGTACCATATTTTTCCACAAAATCGAGAATTATGCTACATATTTCATATTGTCCTTCAGGGCTTAAGCCTTGGGTGTTACCTGCAAGTATGATATAATCTTTCTCTTTTTTACCCTCAGATTTCAGATAGTAAAATTCATTTTTCATGGTTTCTATTACACCATCGTCATCTACAAGGACTTGTGGTGGAAATGAAGGGGAGTAAAGTTCTGCGAATTTGGTGGCATTTAATTCATGAATTAT harbors:
- a CDS encoding proteasome assembly chaperone family protein — encoded protein: MKETFIKILEEVELNDPILIEALPGIGHVGKLAADHIIHELNATKFAELYSPSFPPQVLVDDDGVIETMKNEFYYLKSEGKKEKDYIILAGNTQGLSPEGQYEICSIILDFVEKYGTKEIFTLGGLGTGHPVEKPKIFGAATTAELAETLKKHNVTLRAAEGGIIGASGLLLGLSMLRNMGGACLMGETPGYFIDAEAAKALLSVLLELLNIELDTEKLEERAKETRKMISKAEQMEREMMERMHLKPGEEDLRYIG
- a CDS encoding TIGR00375 family protein translates to MIVSADLHIHSCFSRATSKNMIITTLGPQAKFKGLDLVGTGDAFHSGWLRMIEEGTEEIEDGIFSLKSEDPGIESCNFILTAEVEDKRRVHHLILLPSLESAYNIRERLKSNNIDADGRPRVRMVGDEIMDLVHEFDGLIGPSHAFTPWTSMYKAYDNYHECYGTKPDFLELGLSADTDMADTIEELQDIPFLTNSDAHSPWPHRLGREFNEIELKNLTFKSIKDSIEECNIKANYGFDPRLGKYHKTACTRCYQIYDIEKAKQLNMKCSCGGTIKKGVDYRISEIATWNEPHHPPHRPPYIHILPLAEIISLVYGKGVTTVFVQKIWKELVERFGSEIEVLIYAPLKEMEKIDPKIAQVLKSFREKTLKIVPGGGGKYGEIIFEPDSTLDIYL